The genomic interval AGGGCCAATCGCCTTAGAGGCATATAAAGATGAAACGCTTAGTGACGTACCTTTAACTGCCAGCGCAGCTAGCGCTGTTAAAGCGTGTCGAATTTGCTGTTCAGGTGACGATAAATTGCTACCGAAGGCAATATAGGCGGTATGCGCTGGCATAGAGTTTATCGAGAGGTGCTGGGGTGGCGCGAGGAGCGCTTGCGCGGTCGGCGTGTTTTTGAATTTGTCTCATCCAGCATTGCTTCGCGTTGCGAGGTGGAATGCTGTTGAAAGTCGGTCCACCACTGGCCAAATTCTGCAGGGCATTCTCCGCTCTCCTCGCGCAGCAGTAAGAAGTCGTATGCAGCACGAAAACGAGGGTGTTCAAAAGTGCGAAAAGGTCGTTTGCCCTGAATACGCTGCAGCGAAAATTGCAGCGCCCAGATCTCACGCATGGTTGTGCTAAATCGCTTTGGGATGGCGGCAATATAGTTCTGTTCCTGAATACATTGCTGGGCGGCTTCATGCATTGCAGGAATCGGCGCAGTGCCGTATAGACGTTGAATCTCGCGCTGCAAATACTGTAGCTTAGGCCAAAGAAATATCGCCCACAAAAAGGCTGGGGTAATACTTTTGCCTTGTTGAATGCGGCGGTCAGTATTACGAAGCGCTAAGGATATTAATTTCTTCTGTGCGGGATCAGTTGCATAGCGATCAAAGTCAGCGATTAAGAATTGACTCAGTTGATAGTGCTCTAACTGATCAAAGCTTGCTTCGGCATGTCCTTGAAAAAAGAGCTTCAGTGTTTCGTCAAATAGTCGTGCGGCTGGGATTGCAGAGAGTAAATGCGCATGAGGCGCAATGGCTTGATCGGTAGAAGTTTCAATCTTAAATCCAAGTTTTGCTGCAAATCTGACTGCTCTTAGCATGCGAACTGGGTCTTCAGTGAAACGTATGGCTGGCTCGCCAATCATGCAAATCTGGCGCGCCTGAATATCACTTACCGAATCGCAAAAATCAAACACCTGATTACTATCATCATCATAGTAAAGAGCGTTGCAGCTAAAATCGCGGCGCATGGCATCTTCTTCAATGCTGCCGAACACATTATCTCTGAGTAAAACACCACTGGCGTTGGCAGCTGAATGTTGGTTGGACTTTGGGTTTGCGGTTGCCGCCTGATGGTCACCTCTAAAGGTGGTGAGTTCGATAATTTCGCGACCAAATCTCACGTGAACAATTTGAAAGCGTCTACCGATAATGCGTGCTTGACGTCGAAACAGTTGTTTACACTGTTCCGGTGTTGCATTTGTGGCAATGTCAAAGTCCTTGGGTTTGATACCCAGGTATAAATCCCTTAAGGCGCCACCAACGAGGTATGCACTAAAACCGGCTTCGCGAAGTTTGCGCATAACACTGATGGCGTTAATGCTGATATTGTCGGGTGTGATGGGGTGCTCGGATGCCGAAAAAGTGCGTGCCGTGTTGATCACAATGCTCTCTTTTAGATTGACCAATCAATGGAGTATTAAAAGCTAAATGCTATCAACACTGGAAGCTGAATGATAGTGCTGATTGCTTATCATCGCTGATGGTAGATCCAGAGTGATCGGTGAAATATAACTGTATAAGTGAGTATTATTTAGTGACTACTATAAGTTGCTTGGTTAAGGCTGGCCTAAGTAAGGATGTAATAAGGCTGCGCTAGGGCTGGTTAAAACTGTAATTAGAAAATTGGGAAGTTTCACCTTCCCCCCCAGTTTTACTACTGCTTTCTTATTATAATTATTGAATATTATTTTTATTCTGAGCCAGCATAAGCTATTAACGTGCCATTTTTTTAATTCTCTTTATTTTCAATAGTTTAAAGGTTTTCATTTCGGCTGTGGTGATAATCAAGTGTTCTGCGTGTTACAAAAAGTAGCGAAGCTAGGTGGCGGTGTTACCTTGCCTTAGAAGCTGTGAATGTTTTAAAAAAGATGGTGCCGATTTAATGAAAACAGAAAAAATGTAGCTAAATTGCCATCGATAAAGTCTTCATTAGGGTGAGTCTGGCACATCAGTTGATGACGACCGATTTCTAATTTTAAAATCAAGCTTTGAAACCCTAAATAATAGATATGCTCAATAAAAGTAATTGTAATGAGGCAGATTTTTAAGAAAATGAGGGGAGTAAATAAGCAAAAGGGAGACAGTGTCTCCCCATTCCAAGCCGTTATTGTTGTTTAACAGAGTTTATTATTTTTATTATTTGTGCAGGTGATTATTATTATTGTTACATTTTTTATTGTTATTGTTTTGACCTACACCAGTGATAATGCACTCAGTGTGCCAAAAATTAAAAAAACAATAAAATCAATGTCTTACAATTTTATTCGATAAATTATGACGTTGGATGAAATATATGTGTTACTTAGTTCTACAAATTTGTAACAAATCTGTGTTGAAAGGTAACGGAGAATTATTATAGAAATCGTGGGTATTATCTTACACAACACGCTAGCTGTTTTTTCGCGGTATGCCGAGCCGTTTTCTGCGCTCCCACAGACTTTTTCGGCTAATGCCAAGTTTTTTCGCGATTTCTGTTTCGCTCATTTGATCTTGGTTCTCTAAGATAAAGCGCTGTGCGTATTCTTCCATGGACATTGCGCCCATATCCTGATTTTGCGTAGGCTTCTCGCTGCTGTCGGACTCTACATCAACCAGTTCAATATCAATCAATAAGTCTTGATCGGAGATCTCCGGTTTATGCGACAAAATAACTGAGCGTTCAATAACATTTTCTAATTCGCGAATATTGCCTGGCCACTGATAAGCATATATGGCTTGCACTGCCTTGGCGGAGAGAGAAAGATCAGCTTTTTGGTATTTTTCGCCCAGCTGTTTGAGAAAGTGTTCAGCAATGAGGCTTAAATCTTTACCACGCTGACGCAGTGGCGGTAATTTTAGCGGCAACACATTAAGTCTAAAATAAAGATCTTGCCTAAACTCACCACTGTCGCTGAGCTTTTTAAGATCACGATGGGTTGCAGCAATCACTCTAACATTCACAGTGGAAGTATGAGTTGAGCCAATACGGCGTATCTCACCCTCCTGCAGGAAACGTAATAGTCTAGCTTGCGCTTCGAGCGGCAACTCGCCAATTTCATCCAAGAACAATGTCCCGCCATCGGCAGCCTCAAT from Pseudomonadales bacterium carries:
- a CDS encoding sigma-54-dependent Fis family transcriptional regulator, which codes for MIKILLVEDESVIRQALKRLLEKNDYHVDEAASVDEAKSKPLESFDLIISDLRLPGAAGTEMITLAGATPVLIMTSYASLRSAVDTMRQGAVDYIAKPFDHEQMLQTVARITEQARHQQRDKQQTSNSKFTRFGIIGACDEMRDVFTHIEKSAPTDCNILIQGETGTGKELVAKAVHDRSLRQNGKLISVNCAAIPDTLIESELFGYAKGAFTGANTDREGLIEAADGGTLFLDEIGELPLEAQARLLRFLQEGEIRRIGSTHTSTVNVRVIAATHRDLKKLSDSGEFRQDLYFRLNVLPLKLPPLRQRGKDLSLIAEHFLKQLGEKYQKADLSLSAKAVQAIYAYQWPGNIRELENVIERSVILSHKPEISDQDLLIDIELVDVESDSSEKPTQNQDMGAMSMEEYAQRFILENQDQMSETEIAKKLGISRKSLWERRKRLGIPRKNS
- the pcnB gene encoding polynucleotide adenylyltransferase PcnB, which encodes MINTARTFSASEHPITPDNISINAISVMRKLREAGFSAYLVGGALRDLYLGIKPKDFDIATNATPEQCKQLFRRQARIIGRRFQIVHVRFGREIIELTTFRGDHQAATANPKSNQHSAANASGVLLRDNVFGSIEEDAMRRDFSCNALYYDDDSNQVFDFCDSVSDIQARQICMIGEPAIRFTEDPVRMLRAVRFAAKLGFKIETSTDQAIAPHAHLLSAIPAARLFDETLKLFFQGHAEASFDQLEHYQLSQFLIADFDRYATDPAQKKLISLALRNTDRRIQQGKSITPAFLWAIFLWPKLQYLQREIQRLYGTAPIPAMHEAAQQCIQEQNYIAAIPKRFSTTMREIWALQFSLQRIQGKRPFRTFEHPRFRAAYDFLLLREESGECPAEFGQWWTDFQQHSTSQREAMLDETNSKTRRPRKRSSRHPSTSR